A single Papilio machaon chromosome 12, ilPapMach1.1, whole genome shotgun sequence DNA region contains:
- the LOC106710433 gene encoding beta-1,3-glucan-binding protein-like has protein sequence MDPDGSETSRCRHRTIIHPQTERTTAANSFDYGSCKLSKSKTSAPGFVCEGQLLFEDNFKNDLNDGKIWTSEVKMPIQPDYPFNLYEDRAEVKDGKLLISPITLASKYGSDFLRRSLSLRHSCTGTTYEECNMEAFGPQILPPAITAKITTRKTFNFKYGRIEVGAKMPIGDWLIPLIQLEPRDNIYGSLNYASGLIRIACVKGNMELSKKLYGGAIVAESEPLRSRYLREKQNKQQWSKNFHNFTLIWSPDEIILYVDGENYGRVKPANGFYEDVKKFNNTASANWVKGSNMAPLDEMFYISIGLDVGGVHEFQDSSTKPWKNSSNKAMLEFWNARDMWYPTWTSESVLSVEYIRIYAL, from the exons ATGGaccccgacgggtccgaaactagtcgttGCCGTCATCGAACaatcatac atCCGCAAACAGAACGCACTACGGCGGCAAATAGCTTCGATTATGGTTCATGTAAGCTATCTAAGTCGAAAACATCTGCACCTGGATTCGTTTGCGAAGGTCAGCTGTTATTTgaagataattttaagaatGACCTCAACGACGGAAAGATATGGACTTCTGAAGTGAAGATGCCAATTCAACCG gATTATCCTTTCAATTTATACGAAGATAGGGCTGAAGTTAAAGATGGGAAACTTTTGATTAGTCCTATTACCCTGGCTTCGAAGTACGGAAGTGATTTTCTAAGACGATCTTTATCTTTACGTCATAG TTGCACAGGAACGACATATGAAGAATGTAATATGGAAGCATTTGGCCCACAAATTCTACCTCCAGCTATCACCGCTAAGATAACAACAAGAAagacttttaatttcaaatacggGAGAATAGAAGTTGGAGCTAAAATGCCAATAGGAGATTGGCTGATTCCTC TGATACAACTGGAGCCACGTGACAACATCTACGGATCATTGAACTACGCGTCAGGTTTGATCCGTATCGCTTGTGTTAAGGGCAACATGGAGTTatctaaaaaattatacgGAGGTGCCATCGTCGCTGAATCCGAGCCATTgag GAGTAGATATTTacgagaaaaacaaaataaacaacaatggAGCaagaattttcataatttcacATTGATATGGAGTCCAG ATGagataattttgtatgttgaTGGAGAAAATTATGGGAGAGTAAAACCTGCGAATGGATTTTATGaagatgttaaaaaatttaataacactgCATCTGCAAATTGGGTTAAAGGAAGTAATATGGCTCCGCTAGATGAAAtg TTCTATATATCAATAGGTCTGGATGTTGGCGGAGTCCATGAATTTCAGGACTCGTCTACTAAGCCGTGGAAGAACTCTTCAAACAAAGCGATGCTTGAGTTTTGGAACGCCCGTGACATGTGGTATCCCACATGGACTTCTGAAAGTGTACTAAGTGTGGAGTATATACGAATTTACGccttataa
- the LOC106710450 gene encoding beta-1,3-glucan-binding protein-like, giving the protein MAYLFNLNLFVCLFVAINCYEVPPAKLEAIYPKGLRVSIPDDGFSLFAFHGKLNEEMEGLEAGQWSRDITKAKNGRWTFRDRDTALKIGDKVYFWTYVIKNGLGYRQDNGEWTVTGFVDEEGIPVNDNGTPMDMTTSSPIPTDSSDTIPTIRPTSPTMPTCELSPTKVSMPGYVCQGQLLFEDNFNAKIETGQVWKHEIRFPGEPDYPFNVYMAEDNVRVKDGQLLISPVTLESKYGEDFVRQTLDLTARCTGVLGSNDCQRTASGPHILPPVITAKVTTKGRFNFKYGKIEVRARMPFGHWLIPEIQLEPRDKVYGVTNYASGLLRIATVKGNLESSKVLYGGPIMCESDPYRSAYLKQKINNDYWARDFHNYTMIWRPDGISLLVDGELYGEVTPGEGFFAEGNNDVTAAPQWRKGTVMAPFDELFYVSLGLSVGGIHEFPDAPNKPWANGSPKAMLKFWNCRDQWLHTWNSDFNTLRVDYVRVFAL; this is encoded by the exons ATGgcttatttattcaatttaaatcttttcgtGTGTTTATTTGTTGCCATTAATTGTTATGAAGTGCCACCTGCTAAATTAGAAGCGATTTATCCAAAGGGATTACGTGTTTCTATTCCAG ATGATGGTTTCAGTCTTTTCGCTTTCCATGGAAAACTCAACGAGGAGATGGAAGGTCTGGAAGCGGGGCAATGGTCTCGTGATATAACGAAAGCGAAGAACGGAAGGTGGACGTTCAGAGACCGAGATACAGCGCTGAAAATTGGCGATAAAGTATACTTCTGGACATATGTTATCAAGAATGGTCTGGGATACAGACAAGATAATGGTGAATGGACTGTCACAG GTTTCGTGGATGAAGAAGGTATTCCTGTAAATGATAATGGTACCCCAATGGATATGACAACGTCAAGTCCTATACCCACTGACTCTAGCGACACAATACCAACTATCCGTCCAACTTCACCGACAATGCCAACTTGCGAATTATCTCCAACAAAGGTGTCAATGCCAGGGTACGTTTGTCAAGGACAGTTACTTTTCGAAGACAACTTTAACGCCAAAATTGAAACAGGACAAGTATGGAAACATGAAATTAGATTTCCAGGAGAACCT gacTATCCCTTCAACGTTTACATGGCAGAAGATAATGTTCGCGTGAAAGATGGTCAACTTTTAATATCACCGGTCACATTGGAATCTAAATACGGAGAAGATTTTGTTAGGCAAACACTGGATCTTACAGCCAG GTGCACAGGAGTTTTAGGGTCAAATGATTGTCAACGTACAGCGTCTGGTCCTCACATCTTACCACCTGTCATCACAGCAAAAGTAACGACTAAGGgtagatttaatttcaaatacggCAAAATTGAAGTACGCGCAAGAATGCCTTTCGGACATTGGTTGATACCAG AGATACAATTGGAACCACGTGACAAAGTCTATGGAGTTACTAATTACGCGTCTGGCTTGTTACGAATTGCCACAGTTAAAGGCAATCTTGAATCCTCCAAGGTATTGTACGGTGGGCCTATAATGTGTGAATCGGATCCATAcag gtcTGCATATCTTAAACAGAAGATAAATAATGACTACTGGGCTAGGGACTTCCATAATTACACTATGATATGGCGACCAG ATGGAATTTCTCTTCTTGTGGATGGAGAACTATACGGAGAAGTGACACCAGGGGAGGGATTTTTTGCTGAGGGAAATAACGACGTGACTGCGGCGCCGCAGTGGAGAAAGGGTACTGTCATGGCTCCATTTGATGAACTG ttctacGTCTCGCTGGGTCTTAGCGTGGGAGGTATCCATGAGTTCCCAGACGCTCCTAACAAACCTTGGGCCAACGGATCTCCAAAAGCTATGCTAAAGTTTTGGAACTGCCGCGACCAATGGCTGCACACGTGGAACTCTGACTTCAATACTCTTAGAGTAGACTACGTTAGAGTGTTTGCTCTTTAA
- the LOC106710449 gene encoding beta-1,3-glucan-binding protein, which translates to MAVAATGRCSFIVLLFISQIVNSQNEYKIPDVTIQALSPKGIRIFIPDNSKLSLFAFNGKINKPISQNDVGEISAEITAPKNGMWIYEDPHLELKVGDVINYYVFVVYDRAGYVKDKIRFTVTELVSPDNQPSTTRPTECRPTVTRLRVGTACSGQTIFEDNFNSLREDLWQIEQYIPDQPEYPFVSYQRPPNAETVTIDNGYLRIEPKLQQEQDGFSEESLYTGSLNLFSGCTRTAESCGATAMGASILPPVVSGRLTSKSFAFTYGIVEVRAKLPQGDWLYPEILLESLLKKYGTPKFASGVIKIAGALGNRDLRLGPDEYGNKILYGGPIMNLACREVLTGRKELFNGPQWGDQFHVYSVQWTPDHMIFSVDGEEWLRVEPTASGLKGRFNRFCDIPRTFLSFGTKMAPFDDHFQLTLGVAAGGITEFKDDVITGDGHPKPWNNRNRKASYNFWRDLPAWKPTWSQPALQVDYVKVIAL; encoded by the exons ATGGCCGTCGCAGCTACAGGACGTTGCtcctttattgttttattatttatatcacaaaTTGTCAATTCGcaaaatgaatacaaaattccCGATGTCACCATACAAGCATTAAGCCCAAAAGGAATACGGATCTTTATTCcag ataattcaaaattaagtttatttgctTTCAacggaaaaataaacaaaccgATAAGTCAGAACGATGTTGGTGAAATTTCTGCTGAAATTACTGCACCGAAGAACGGCATGTGGATTTACGAAGATCCTCATTTAGAACTTAAAGTTGGCGACGTTATCAATTATTATGTATTCGTTGTTTACGATCGGGCAGGATACGTTAAGGATAAAATTAGGTTTACTGTAACAG AATTAGTAAGTCCGGACAATCAACCAAGTACGACAAGACCAACGGAATGTCGGCCAACTGTGACAAGACTACGCGTCGGCACCGCGTGCTCTGGCCAGACAATATTCGAGGACAACTTCAACAGCCTGCGCGAGGACTTGTGGCAGATCGAGCAATACATACCAGATCAGCCT gaatacCCGTTTGTATCGTATCAACGACCACCAAATGCGGAGACAGTGACCATAGATAACGGATATTTACGCATTGAGCCGAAGCTGCAGCAGGAACAAGATGGCTTCAGTGAAGAATCCTTATACACTGGATCACTCAACCTCTTCAGCGG GTGCACGAGGACAGCAGAATCGTGCGGTGCGACCGCGATGGGCGCTAGTATACTGCCGCCGGTGGTGAGCGGTCGACTTACGAGCAAATCCTTTGCATTCACGTACGGCATTGTTGAAGTCAGAGCGAAACTACCACAGGGAGATTGGCTTTATCcag aaattcTACTAGAGTCTTTGCTTAAAAAGTACGGCACCCCCAAATTCGCATCAGGCGTAATAAAAATCGCAGGAGCACTCGGTAACCGAGATCTCAGGCTTGGTCCCGATGAATATGGAAATAAG ATTCTGTATGGAGGTCCAATAATGAACTTAGCGTGTAGAGAAGTTCTAACAGGCCGAAAGGAGCTGTTCAATGGACCTCAGTGGGGGGACCAATTTCATGTTTACTCAGTACAGTGGACACCAG ATCATATGATCTTCAGTGTGGACGGTGAAGAGTGGCTGCGTGTGGAGCCGACGGCGAGCGGTCTTAAAGGCCGCTTCAATCGTTTCTGTGACATTCCGCGCACATTCCTCTCTTTTGGAACTAAGATGGCGCCTTTTGATGAccat TTTCAATTAACGCTGGGGGTGGCCGCTGGAGGGATCACGGAGTTCAAAGATGACGTCATTACTGGCGACGGACACCCGAAACCCTGGAACAACAGGAACAGAAAAGCTAGCTATAACTTCTGGAGAGACTTGCCCGCCTGGAAACCGACATGGAGTCAGCCTGCTCTACAAGTGGATTATGTCAAAGTCAtagctttataa